The Euphorbia lathyris chromosome 8, ddEupLath1.1, whole genome shotgun sequence genome has a window encoding:
- the LOC136202657 gene encoding 25S rRNA (cytosine-C(5))-methyltransferase NSUN5-like — protein MVRKKAHPSKPKPRGAAEKMEKPRPSNGERSALFARREAAKVLQRVLQGDAQRRAAGSIKALVYSPSVKNKKATFALVCQTLKHLPIIKDVLESAGILNSKWKRQEALVFIIAYDILFGQEVSMLGGAAEKFLGRHKNALQSALAKLVVSKEVQNVDSLIALYHPPDVSKPCYVRVNTLKSDVDSSMIELGKEFKVEKDDLVPDLLVLPPHSDLHNHPLILNGSVFVQGKASSMVAAILDPNPGWEVLDACSAPGNKTVHLAALMRGKGRIIACELNKERIKRLEETIRLSGAANIDVLHGDFLKLNPQDPSLSKVRAILLDPSCSGSGTSAQRLDHLLPSYAADAVDTERLKKLAAFQKKALAHALSFPGLERVVYSTCSVNQIENEDVIMSVLSIAESHGFQLVTPFPQWPRRGLPVFDGSEHVLRTDPIEDKEGFFVALFVKKNHDSEEAVEMNEIQKTRQLKRSHSKIKLPVLFNAIGRSRFFSLKCKYGY, from the exons ATGGTGCGAAAGAAGGCGCATCCGTCCAAACCAAAGCCACGGGGAGCGGCCGAGAAAATGGAAAAGCCGCGGCCGAGTAACGGTGAGAGGTCGGCTTTGTTCGCAAGGAGAGAGGCAGCGAAGGTCTTACAAAGAGTTCTTCAAGGCGATGCCCAGCGACGTGCAGCCGGCTCCATCAAAGCCCTTGTCTATAGCCCTTCTGTTAAGAACAAAAAGGCAACTTTCGCTCTCGTCTGCCAAACCCTCAAGC ATTTGCCCATTATTAAGGATGTGTTGGAGTCTGCTGGTATACTCAATAGCAAGTGGAAG AGACAAGAAGCTTTGGTGTTCATAATAGCGTATGATATTCTATTTGGGCAG GAAGTTTCAATGCTTGGTGGTGCTGCTGAGAAGTTTCTCGGGCGTCATAAAAATGCTCTTCAGTCAGCTCTGGCAAAGCTTGTAGTTAGCAAGGAAGTCCAAAATGTTGATAGTTTGATTGCTCTTTATCATCCCCCTG ATGTTTCAAAACCTTGTTATGTTCGTGTAAATACCCTAAAATCAGATGTAGATTCTTCTATGATTGAATTAGGGAAGGAATTCAAG GTTGAGAAGGATGACTTGGTACCAGACCTCTTGGTACTCCCTCCACATAGTGACTTGCACAATCATCCTTTGATCTTGAATGGAAGTGTCTTTGTACAA GGAAAGGCGAGTTCAATGGTTGCAGCAATTCTTGATCCCAATCCAGGCTGGGAG GTTCTTGATGCATGTTCAGCTCCAGGAAACAAAACAGTGCATCTTGCTGCTCTTATGAGAGGGAAGGGAAGAATTATAGCATGTGAGTTGAATAAGGAAAGGATTAAGCGTCTAGAAGAAACCATCAGACTCTCTGGTGCTGCTA ACATCGACGTTCTCCATGGTGATTTCTTGAAGTTAAATCCTCAAGATCCTTCTTTATCAAAG GTTCGTGCTATTCTTTTGGATCCATCTTGCTCTGGATCTGGGACTAGTGCTCAGAGATTAGACCATTTACTTCCATCTTATGCTGCCGACGCTGTGGACACAGAAAGACTAAAAAAGCTTGCAGCTTTCCAGAAGAAGGCTCTTGCCCATGCATTATCCT TCCCAGGTCTTGAAAGAGTTGTTTACAGCACATGCTCCGTCAACCAGATTGAAAACGAAGATGTAATCATGTCAGTGTTATCCATCGCTGAATCCCATGGGTTTCAGCTTGTTACTCCTTTTCCTCAATGGCCTCGGCGCGGTCTTCCAGTTTTTGATGGCT CTGAGCATGTACTCCGAACAGATCCGATTGAGGACAAAGAAGGCTTCTTTGTTGCGCTTTTTGTCAAGAAAAATCATGATTCTGAGGAAGCAGTTGAAATGAATGAAATCCAAAAGACGCGTCAATTGAAACGTAGCCATTCCAAAATTAAGTTGCCCGTACTCTTCAATGCAATCGGCAGAAGCCGGTTCTTCTCTTTAAAATGTAAATATGGTTACTAG
- the LOC136202658 gene encoding 17.9 kDa class II heat shock protein-like: MDLRVMGIDSPIFQALQQMMDVGEESDKSSNAPTRTYVRDAKAMASTPADVKEYPNSYAFIIDMPGLKSGDIKVQVEDDNVLVISGERKRQEEKEGAKYVRMERRIGKFMRKFVLPENANTDAISAVCQDGVLTVTVDKLPPPEPKKPKTIEVKIA; this comes from the coding sequence ATGGATTTGAGGGTGATGGGCATCGATTCGCCAATTTTCCAAGCCCTGCAGCAAATGATGGACGTAGGCGAAGAAAGCGACAAGTCGTCTAATGCTCCAACTCGCACCTATGTTAGGGATGCAAAAGCCATGGCTTCAACTCCTGCAGATGTGAAAGAATATCCGAATTCCTATGCGTTTATCATCGACATGCCCGGTCTGAAGTCGGGTGATATCAAGGTGCAGGTGGAGGATGACAATGTGTTGGTTATTAGCGGAGAAAGGAAGCGCCAAGAGGAGAAAGAAGGAGCCAAGTATGTCAGGATGGAAAGGAGAATTGGCAAGTTCATGAGGAAGTTTGTGCTGCCTGAAAATGCTAACACTGATGCCATTTCAGCTGTTTGTCAAGATGGGGTGTTGACTGTTACTGTTGACAAACTACCACCGCCAGAACCCAAAAAGCCCAAGACTATTGAGGTCAAAATCGCCTGA